Within the uncultured Draconibacterium sp. genome, the region CATTTTGCAGTTCTTCAACCGAATGATTGGAAAACGCCAGTTTGTGTTCATTCTTAATCACCTTCGCCAGCGCTGCATTAAGTGCGCGTATTCTGGCTTTATCCGTCGTGGGTAAACGTCTGTATGGCATAATTATCCTTTGTGTTTATGCGAAGTTATGGATTGTGCATGGAGAATACATGTGTTCGCCCTTGCACTTATGCACATCTACTTGTTTATTAATGTGAAAAAACGGAAGCCATTTTTAGCGAACGGCCTTATTTTAATACCTTTCAGTCTCTATCTTCGCACGAAGTTAACAGGTTTAGAAACAAGAAAAGTAACGTTTATTGATGCCCAATAATAACAATGAAAGCGAAATTCCTCTCAACTTTTTCCTGCCGGAGGCCTTCATCTTTGCCTTAATGCAAAGACGAAGCACGAGGAAGGCATTTCCGAGCTCAAGGCTGCTATTAATCTTCACCTTACATTTCATAAAACCTAAGTTCGGACGGGTGATCTCCTCAATTCTTCGGAGCTTCCCGCTCTCTCTATGGTTTTATTTCAATTCCAGGCAAAGATTCATAGAGGCCGTTCCAAAAATGAAACGCTGGCAAATACAAGTAACTGTTTAAAAACTTCTTCCCTATTCAATAACCGACAAACCTTGAAGGAAATCCTGTGCGGGCTCGTCAAAAATCCGTCAGTCGGGCTAATTGGTTACATTGAAAAAATGCAAAGGTTATTTTTTGACAAGATTTTTGGTTTCTTTTGATCGAATGCAAAAGAAACTGTCCGTCTGGCATGAAGACTAAAACTACATAAGTGAGCTACATTTTTCTCTTGCCGAACAAAGCAGGCAGACAAAAACAAAAAAGCCTCCCCAGAAACTGAGAAGGCTTTTCAAAACTATATAGCTTAAATTTTCTTATTCGCTAATTCTTGCTTTCAGATATTCGCGGTTCAAACGTGCAATGTTTGTAATCGAAATACTCTTCGGACACTCGGCCTCACAAGCCTGCGTATTGGTACATCCACCAAAACCAAGTTCATCCATTTTCGATACCATATTTTTAGCACGGCTTGCAGCTTCAACTTTACCCTGTGGCAATTTTGCCAGGTGCGAAACTTTTGCCGAAACAAACAACATAGCCGAGGAGTTTTTACAAGCTGCCACACAAGCGCCACAACCGATACAAGCAGCTGCATCCATTGATTCTTCTGCATCTTCCTTAGCAACCGGAATAGCATTTGCATCAGGTACACCACCGGTATTTACCGATACGAAACCACCAGCCTGAAGAATTTTCTCGAAAGCTGTACGGTCAACCACAAGGTCTTTAATTACCGGAAATGCACGTGCACGCCATGGCTCAATTACAATGGTTTCGCCATCTTTGAACTTACGCATGTGCAACTGGCAAGTAGTAACTTCGGTGTCTGGTCCGTGTGGACGGCCATTGATGTATAGACTACAAGTACCGCAGATACCTTCGCGGCAATCGTGGTCGAAAGCAATTGGATCGATTCCTTCTTCGATTAGCTGGAAATTCAGGATATCCATCATTTCAAGGAAAGAAGACCCGGTTGAAACATTCTCGATTGTGTATGTTTCGAATTTACCTTTTGATTTGGCATTCTTTTGACGCCAAACTTTTATTTTGAGTTTTTTTAGAATTTTGTCTGCCATTTTATTCTAGATTTTTAGATTTTTAGATTTTTAGATTTGAGTAATGAGACTTTAGTCGTGATTAATTAATGATTGTTTAAAACCAAAAATCATCTTTTGAATTTCATTCAGTTTCCGATCAAATTCTTCAAATTTATCTTGAGAAAGAAATTCTAAATCAAGACTTAGAATCACTAAAGTTTCCAATTCAAATGCACTACCATTGGCAATATCCAGAAAACGACTTAATTCCTTATCGCTATTTCTTCCACAGCCTTCAGCAATATTTGCAGGAATTGAAACGGCTGCTCTTCTCATTTGAGAAGTTATACCAAAAAGCTCATCTTTAGGAAATGTGTGAGTTGCTTTATAAATCTCTTTAACAAGAACTCTTCCCTTTTGCCAAACTTTCAATTCTTTAAACTGATGCATCGTCTTTGCTTTTAATGATTCTCGATCTTTCTTCTTCTCAATACTAATTACTCACTACTCTGTACTAAAAATAATTACTTGTAACTCCGCTGAGTCAGTTTCACATTCTCAAATACCAAATCTTCTTTATGCATATCCGGCTCTACGCCCTCTCCTTTGTACTCCCAGCACGATACGTAGGTGAATTTTTCGTCGTTACGTTTTGCTTCACCTTCTTCGGTAGCCGACTCTTCTCGGAAGTGTCCACCACACGATTCGTTTCTGTCGAGTGCGTCGCGAGCCATCAACTCACCAATATCGAAGAAATCGGCAACACGACCGGCTTTTTCCAACTCAGGATTAAGGTTATCCAATTCGCCCGGAATACGAACATCTTTCCAGAATTCTTCGCGGATCACT harbors:
- a CDS encoding four helix bundle protein is translated as MHQFKELKVWQKGRVLVKEIYKATHTFPKDELFGITSQMRRAAVSIPANIAEGCGRNSDKELSRFLDIANGSAFELETLVILSLDLEFLSQDKFEEFDRKLNEIQKMIFGFKQSLINHD
- a CDS encoding succinate dehydrogenase/fumarate reductase iron-sulfur subunit, which encodes MADKILKKLKIKVWRQKNAKSKGKFETYTIENVSTGSSFLEMMDILNFQLIEEGIDPIAFDHDCREGICGTCSLYINGRPHGPDTEVTTCQLHMRKFKDGETIVIEPWRARAFPVIKDLVVDRTAFEKILQAGGFVSVNTGGVPDANAIPVAKEDAEESMDAAACIGCGACVAACKNSSAMLFVSAKVSHLAKLPQGKVEAASRAKNMVSKMDELGFGGCTNTQACEAECPKSISITNIARLNREYLKARISE